A section of the Entelurus aequoreus isolate RoL-2023_Sb linkage group LG21, RoL_Eaeq_v1.1, whole genome shotgun sequence genome encodes:
- the LOC133638668 gene encoding uncharacterized protein LOC133638668 isoform X1, protein MESLYKRKMFASMRKTKTDLSKKREIGLPASILDDSDEGSFSSSSSSRSQSDFHSSPEDSDQDEWKRSDSGDTSSDHSRSVTRKKRSFLGGRDSSSSSSSSSSSSSTGKDDDDDDDDDRGGDGGKKKKDDASQVKKMGPPRKRSRLQRQDDSDSDGADEKRKKEATEKAKRRQRHNKLLALSKRMKARVPNRRWNRVKQSCTFRMRIPKMMKMKLMEIKMEEMTARLKHHVRMQEKRKKMRTKIKQSRRCKS, encoded by the exons ATGGAGAGTTTGTACAAGCGCAAAATGTTCGCTTCAATGCGCAAAACCAAGACCGACCTGTCGAAGAAGAGGGAGATCGGCTTGCCTGCGTCCATCCTGGACGACAGTGACGAAGGCTCCTTCTCCTCGTCCTCGTCCTCCAGGTCCCAGTCCGACTTCCACAGCTCCCCGGAGGACAGCGACCAGGACGAGTGGAAAAGGTCTGACTCCGGGGACACTTCCAGCGACCACAGCCGCTCCGTGACTCGCAAGAAGCGGTCCTTCCTGGGAGGACGGGACAGCTCGTCCTCATCCTCGTCCTCATCCTCATCGTCCAGCACTGgcaaagatgatgatgatgatgatgatgatgatcgtGGTGGTGATggggggaagaagaagaaggatgatGCAAGTCAAGTGAAGAAGATGGGGCCGCCACGGAAGAGGAGTCGGCTCCAGCGACAAGATGATTCGGACTCGGACGGCGCGGACGAGAAGCGGAAAAAAGAAGCGACCGAGAAGGCCAAGAGGAGACAAAGACACAACAAGCTGCTGGCGCTGTCCAAGAGGATGAAGGCCCGGGTTCCAAATCGGAGGTGGAACCGTGTCAAACAG TCTTGTACTTTCAGGATGAGGATTccaaagatgatgaagatgaagctGATGGAGATAAAGATGGAGGAAATGACGGCAAGGCTGAAGCATCATGTGCGGATGCAGGAGAAAAGAAAGAAGATGAGGACAAAGATAAAGCAGTCGAGGAGGTGTAAGTCGTGA
- the LOC133638668 gene encoding uncharacterized protein LOC133638668 isoform X2, whose amino-acid sequence MESLYKRKMFASMRKTKTDLSKKREIGLPASILDDSDEGSFSSSSSSRSQSDFHSSPEDSDQDEWKRSDSGDTSSDHSRSVTRKKRSFLGGRDSSSSSSSSSSSSSTGKDDDDDDDDDRGGDGGKKKKDDASQVKKMGPPRKRSRLQRQDDSDSDGADEKRKKEATEKAKRRQRHNKLLALSKRMKARVPNRRWNRVKQDEDSKDDEDEADGDKDGGNDGKAEASCADAGEKKEDEDKDKAVEEV is encoded by the exons ATGGAGAGTTTGTACAAGCGCAAAATGTTCGCTTCAATGCGCAAAACCAAGACCGACCTGTCGAAGAAGAGGGAGATCGGCTTGCCTGCGTCCATCCTGGACGACAGTGACGAAGGCTCCTTCTCCTCGTCCTCGTCCTCCAGGTCCCAGTCCGACTTCCACAGCTCCCCGGAGGACAGCGACCAGGACGAGTGGAAAAGGTCTGACTCCGGGGACACTTCCAGCGACCACAGCCGCTCCGTGACTCGCAAGAAGCGGTCCTTCCTGGGAGGACGGGACAGCTCGTCCTCATCCTCGTCCTCATCCTCATCGTCCAGCACTGgcaaagatgatgatgatgatgatgatgatgatcgtGGTGGTGATggggggaagaagaagaaggatgatGCAAGTCAAGTGAAGAAGATGGGGCCGCCACGGAAGAGGAGTCGGCTCCAGCGACAAGATGATTCGGACTCGGACGGCGCGGACGAGAAGCGGAAAAAAGAAGCGACCGAGAAGGCCAAGAGGAGACAAAGACACAACAAGCTGCTGGCGCTGTCCAAGAGGATGAAGGCCCGGGTTCCAAATCGGAGGTGGAACCGTGTCAAACAG GATGAGGATTccaaagatgatgaagatgaagctGATGGAGATAAAGATGGAGGAAATGACGGCAAGGCTGAAGCATCATGTGCGGATGCAGGAGAAAAGAAAGAAGATGAGGACAAAGATAAAGCAGTCGAGGAGGTGTAA